In Janthinobacterium sp. J1-1, a single genomic region encodes these proteins:
- a CDS encoding flagellar motor protein MotB, with translation MRWKVAAKNLSKAKAGEAAVLKPHEKHDQAIIKRAGKKHDDDGHGGAWKVAFADFCLALLSLFLVLWLIAAREQQAMKEIMMDALAGSRQGEGQGVMPEQKGGPRGSLIDRFPMPRDGMGDTRTEGSKQKDGKLESADAKPKMSYQTPEDLMALSRALDKLSDEAGLKSNLQSVVTPHGLRVMLHDTDKQGMFVRGSAVPTDRFRKLLREMGPIFAQMENQMLIVGHTDSMQYANTGYDGYSNWTLSANRAMSARAQLLAGSMNPESVLQVVGMADRAPLDTKNAGAGINRRIELLILTRGQADSIASMFGMAGQGSQGQELEVGAPDSATLQRLRDKLGLPAKKEQAEHAN, from the coding sequence ATGCGCTGGAAAGTGGCGGCGAAGAACCTGAGCAAGGCCAAGGCCGGGGAGGCCGCCGTGCTAAAGCCGCATGAGAAACATGACCAGGCCATCATCAAGCGTGCCGGGAAAAAGCACGATGACGATGGCCACGGCGGCGCCTGGAAAGTCGCGTTCGCCGACTTCTGCCTGGCCTTGCTGTCGCTGTTCCTGGTGCTGTGGCTGATCGCCGCGCGCGAACAGCAGGCGATGAAGGAAATCATGATGGACGCGCTGGCGGGCAGCCGGCAAGGCGAAGGGCAAGGCGTGATGCCGGAGCAGAAAGGCGGCCCGCGCGGCAGCCTGATCGACCGTTTCCCGATGCCGCGCGACGGCATGGGCGACACCCGCACGGAAGGCAGCAAGCAGAAAGACGGCAAGCTGGAGTCCGCCGACGCCAAGCCGAAGATGAGCTACCAGACGCCGGAAGACCTGATGGCGCTGTCGCGCGCACTCGACAAGCTCAGCGACGAAGCCGGCCTGAAGAGCAACCTGCAGTCGGTGGTCACGCCGCACGGCTTGCGCGTGATGCTGCACGACACCGACAAGCAAGGCATGTTTGTGCGCGGCAGCGCCGTGCCGACCGACCGGTTCCGCAAGCTGCTGCGCGAAATGGGGCCGATCTTTGCGCAGATGGAAAACCAGATGCTGATCGTCGGCCATACCGATTCGATGCAATACGCCAATACCGGCTATGATGGCTATTCCAACTGGACCCTGTCGGCCAACCGCGCCATGTCGGCGCGCGCGCAACTGCTGGCCGGCAGCATGAACCCGGAAAGCGTGTTGCAGGTGGTCGGCATGGCCGACCGCGCGCCGCTGGACACGAAAAATGCCGGCGCAGGCATCAACCGCCGCATCGAGCTGTTAATATTGACGCGTGGCCAGGCCGACAGCATCGCCTCCATGTTCGGCATGGCGGGCCAGGGGTCGCAGGGCCAGGAACTGGAAGTGGGCGCGCCCGATTCGGCCACGCTGCAACGCCTGCGTGACAAGCTGGGTTTGCCCGCGAAGAAAGAACAGGCCGAACATGCAAATTAA
- the motA gene encoding flagellar motor stator protein MotA: MGGTVQAIWHPVELVIIIGAAVGALVLGNPKHVLGEMLHQMRKVVTHKKQGSEFQRQLLLLMYELLQTAAGGLKALDAHVEAPRESPLFQRYPLVLEEPKLLAFIVDNFRLMAMGKINAHELEGVLEQELEAIHDELLQPSKSLHKIAEAMPGFGILAAVLGIVMAMNSVADGADAAEISSKVGAAMVGTFIGIFFCYGVLDPMCNMMKQLVGEEGSTMECVKVVLVTHVAGKPPLLAIDSGRRLVQLNIKPSFAQLESWINALESGGEEPEQGQGRGGRRAKAA, translated from the coding sequence ATGGGCGGTACCGTCCAAGCGATCTGGCATCCGGTCGAGTTGGTCATCATTATCGGCGCCGCCGTCGGCGCCCTGGTGCTGGGCAATCCCAAGCATGTGCTCGGTGAAATGCTGCACCAGATGCGCAAGGTCGTCACGCACAAGAAACAGGGCTCGGAATTCCAGCGCCAGTTGCTGCTGCTGATGTATGAATTGCTGCAAACGGCGGCCGGAGGCCTGAAGGCGCTCGACGCCCACGTCGAAGCGCCGCGCGAAAGCCCGCTGTTCCAGCGCTATCCACTGGTGCTGGAAGAGCCGAAACTGCTGGCCTTTATCGTCGATAACTTCCGTCTGATGGCAATGGGCAAGATCAACGCGCATGAACTCGAAGGCGTGCTGGAGCAGGAACTCGAAGCGATCCACGATGAATTGCTGCAGCCCTCGAAGTCCCTGCACAAGATTGCCGAAGCCATGCCCGGCTTCGGCATCCTGGCAGCCGTGCTCGGTATCGTGATGGCCATGAATTCGGTGGCCGACGGCGCCGATGCGGCGGAAATCTCGTCGAAAGTGGGCGCCGCCATGGTCGGTACCTTTATCGGCATTTTCTTCTGCTACGGCGTGCTCGATCCGATGTGCAACATGATGAAGCAACTGGTCGGCGAAGAAGGTTCGACCATGGAATGCGTGAAAGTGGTGCTGGTGACCCACGTCGCGGGCAAGCCGCCACTGCTGGCGATCGACTCGGGCCGGCGCCTGGTGCAGCTCAATATCAAGCCGAGCTTTGCCCAGCTGGAAAGCTGGATCAATGCGCTGGAAAGTGGCGGCGAAGAACCTGAGCAAGGCCAAGGCCGGGGAGGCCGCCGTGCTAAAGCCGCATGA
- a CDS encoding FliA/WhiG family RNA polymerase sigma factor has product MAYAEQYQEAYGAGEYAAAGAAAAVLSVEEEQRHLVAYAPLVKRIVRQLNSQVSGAIDRDDMEQIGLMGLLEALRRYGVPDQSFGSYASLRIRGAILDELRRQDWRPRAVRQESHRLRDSVRALTRRLGREPQEAEIMAALKLTPQAYQEYQLAENAELIASFDDILQESLGQADSAPSPEEQLMVRRSLEQALRALDEREQRVVQMYYEFELSYKEIAAVLDLSDARVCQLNKMALGKMKAMLQDK; this is encoded by the coding sequence GTGGCTTATGCCGAGCAATACCAGGAAGCCTACGGCGCCGGCGAATATGCCGCCGCCGGCGCTGCCGCGGCCGTGCTCAGCGTGGAGGAGGAACAGCGCCACCTGGTCGCTTACGCGCCGCTGGTCAAGCGCATCGTACGCCAGCTCAATTCGCAGGTATCGGGCGCCATCGACCGCGACGACATGGAGCAGATCGGCCTGATGGGCCTGCTCGAAGCGCTGCGCCGCTACGGCGTGCCGGACCAGTCCTTCGGCAGCTACGCCAGCCTGCGCATCCGCGGCGCCATCCTCGATGAGCTGCGGCGCCAGGACTGGCGCCCGCGCGCGGTGCGCCAGGAAAGCCACCGCCTGCGCGACAGTGTGCGCGCACTGACCCGGCGCCTGGGCCGCGAGCCGCAGGAAGCGGAAATCATGGCGGCGCTGAAGCTGACGCCGCAAGCGTACCAGGAATACCAGCTGGCCGAAAACGCCGAGCTGATCGCCAGCTTTGACGATATTTTGCAGGAAAGCCTGGGCCAGGCCGACAGCGCACCGAGCCCGGAAGAGCAATTGATGGTGCGGCGCAGCCTGGAGCAGGCCCTGCGCGCGCTCGACGAGCGTGAACAGCGCGTGGTGCAGATGTATTACGAGTTCGAACTGAGCTACAAGGAAATCGCCGCCGTGCTGGACCTGAGCGACGCGCGCGTATGCCAGTTGAACAAGATGGCACTGGGCAAAATGAAAGCCATGCTGCAGGATAAGTAA
- a CDS encoding flagellar basal body-associated FliL family protein — MNTKVKLIGGFVLVALLAAGAAGGAMWYLAKPVAGHGEVADAKPAPPPATGKKARKFLTLDKVIVMLRHGPGETDTHYLSADLVIATTEENEKLAKSHLPLMRSIAVSTLSSFSMDKAQAMTVEQYAEQINKAFTVSYEREQMEKPFSEVMVGKLIIE; from the coding sequence ATGAATACAAAAGTAAAACTGATCGGCGGCTTCGTGCTGGTGGCCCTGCTGGCCGCCGGTGCCGCGGGCGGCGCCATGTGGTACCTGGCCAAGCCGGTGGCCGGTCACGGCGAGGTTGCCGACGCCAAGCCGGCGCCGCCGCCGGCGACCGGCAAGAAGGCGCGCAAATTCCTCACGCTCGACAAGGTCATCGTGATGCTGCGCCACGGTCCCGGCGAAACCGATACGCATTATCTGTCGGCCGACCTGGTGATCGCCACCACCGAAGAGAATGAAAAGCTGGCGAAATCCCATTTGCCGCTGATGCGCTCGATCGCCGTCAGCACCCTGTCCAGCTTTTCGATGGACAAGGCGCAAGCCATGACGGTGGAGCAGTACGCCGAGCAGATCAACAAGGCTTTCACTGTCAGCTATGAACGCGAGCAGATGGAAAAGCCGTTCAGTGAAGTCATGGTAGGCAAGCTGATCATTGAATAA